In Entelurus aequoreus isolate RoL-2023_Sb linkage group LG02, RoL_Eaeq_v1.1, whole genome shotgun sequence, one genomic interval encodes:
- the LOC133665130 gene encoding POU domain, class 4, transcription factor 1-like, with amino-acid sequence MMSMNSKQAHFAMHPSLPEHKYTSLHSSSEAIRRACLQTPQLQSNIFASLDETLLARAEALAAVDIAVSQGKTHPFKPDATYHTMSTVPCASNSTVPLAHHHHHHHHHHHPNLEPPDLMEHISAPSLALMHDGGGGGGGNGASSASAHQPHMHGLSHLSHQAAMSMNSPLTHHGLLPGHHHHHPHAHPHGGQAGLASVSDADTDPRELEAFAERFKQRRIKLGVTQADVGGALANLKIPGVGSLSQSTICRFESLTLSHNNMIALKPILQAWLEEAEGAQRDKMSKPDVFSGGEKKRKRTSIAAPEKRSLEAYFAVQPRPSSEKIAAIAEKLDLKKNVVRVWFCNQRQKQKRLKFSAAH; translated from the exons AGCCTGCCTCCAAACgccgcag CTGCAGAGCAACATCTTCGCCAGCCTGGATGAGACCCTGCTGGCGCGCGCCGAGGCTCTGGCGGCGGTGGACATCGCGGTGTCGCAGGGCAAGACGCATCCGTTCAAGCCGGACGCCACCTACCACACCATGAGCACCGTGCCGTGCGCCTCCAACTCCACCGTGCCGCTGgcgcaccaccaccaccaccaccatcaccaccaccacccgAATCTGGAGCCGCCGGACTTAATGGAGCACATCAGCGCGCCGTCGCTGGCGCTCATGCACGACGGCGGCGGCGGAGGCGGTGGAAACGGCGCGTCGTCCGCCTCCGCGCACCAGCCGCACATGCACGGCCTGAGCCACCTGTCGCACCAGGCGGCCATGAGCATGAACTCGCCGCTGACGCACCACGGCCTGCTGCCgggccaccaccaccaccacccgcaCGCGCACCCGCACGGCGGCCAGGCGGGGCTGGCGTCCGTCAGCGACGCGGACACGGACCCGCGCGAGCTGGAGGCCTTCGCCGAGCGCTTCAAGCAGCGGCGCATCAAGCTCGGCGTGACGCAGGCGGACGTGGGCGGCGCGCTGGCCAACCTGAAGATCCCCGGCGTGGGCTCGCTCAGCCAGAGCACCATTTGCCGCTTCGAGTCGCTGACGCTGTCGCACAACAACATGATCGCGCTCAAGCCCATCCTGCAGGCCTGGCTGGAGGAGGCGGAGGGCGCGCAGCGGGACAAGATGAGCAAGCCGGACGTTTTCAGCGGCGGCGAGAAGAAGCGCAAGAGGACGTCCATTGCCGCGCCCGAGAAGCGCTCGCTGGAGGCCTACTTCGCCGTGCAGCCGAGGCCATCCTCCGAGAAGATCGCCGCCATCGCAGAGAAGTTGGACTTGAAAAAAAACGTGGTGCGGGTTTGGTTTTGCAACCAGAGACAGAAACAGAAACGCTTGAAATTCTCCGCGGCGCACTGA